One window from the genome of Ignavibacteria bacterium encodes:
- the glgA gene encoding glycogen synthase GlgA, which yields MNILFVSSEVEPFSKTGGLADVSGALPKALKALGHDVRVVTPQYRNVDVKKNILHVADGIGEIVQTVGNTTTSATIMFSTIGNERNETPVYFVANNYYFDRNGLYNDTERNTDFADNDERFIFFSKVVPELCKRINFRPDIIHCNDWQTALVCPYLKIFYARDAFFANTKTVFTIHNLAYQGVFGINKFFNTGLPEWALDKEFLEFYGGINFMKAGIIFADAITTVSKRYAEEICSTEEFGNKLEGLLRKRKNTLFGIVNGIDTTSWNPATDKLIPFRFDVYNLEAKYRNKESLIRTFRLPYRWNVPLIGIISRLVDQKGLDIIAGMSHGLLQHNVQLVVLGSGEHKYERFFTELEKSFPDKVGVYLGFSDELAHLIEAGCDMFLMPSKYEPCGLNQMYSLRYGTVPIVRAVGGLVDTIENISDSGESGTGFTFLNYSAFDLYETIMRAVSIYQFRPDVWRYIMLRGMTKDFSWEKSAREYEQLYKMI from the coding sequence ATGAATATCCTTTTTGTTTCCAGCGAAGTCGAACCGTTTTCCAAAACCGGCGGGCTTGCCGATGTGAGCGGAGCGCTTCCCAAAGCATTGAAAGCATTGGGACACGATGTTCGCGTGGTTACTCCGCAATATCGCAACGTGGACGTGAAGAAAAATATCTTGCACGTTGCTGATGGAATCGGAGAAATCGTGCAAACAGTCGGCAACACAACGACAAGTGCAACAATAATGTTTTCAACTATTGGCAACGAACGAAACGAAACGCCTGTGTATTTTGTTGCAAACAACTATTATTTCGACCGCAACGGATTGTATAATGATACAGAACGAAATACGGATTTCGCGGATAATGACGAACGATTTATTTTCTTTTCAAAAGTTGTTCCTGAACTTTGCAAGCGCATCAACTTTCGTCCCGATATTATTCACTGCAACGATTGGCAAACTGCGCTGGTGTGTCCGTATCTGAAAATATTTTACGCTCGCGATGCATTCTTCGCAAACACAAAAACAGTATTCACGATTCATAATCTTGCGTATCAAGGAGTGTTCGGCATCAATAAATTTTTCAACACCGGACTTCCCGAATGGGCGCTCGACAAAGAATTTCTCGAGTTTTATGGTGGCATTAATTTTATGAAAGCGGGAATAATCTTTGCCGACGCCATCACCACCGTCAGCAAACGCTATGCAGAAGAAATTTGTTCTACGGAAGAATTCGGAAACAAGTTGGAAGGATTACTTCGGAAACGAAAAAATACGTTGTTCGGAATCGTCAACGGCATTGATACAACTTCGTGGAATCCTGCAACCGACAAACTCATTCCGTTCCGCTTCGATGTGTACAATCTCGAAGCGAAATACCGCAACAAAGAATCGTTGATACGCACGTTTCGATTACCCTATCGTTGGAACGTTCCGCTTATCGGAATTATTTCGCGCCTCGTTGACCAAAAAGGATTGGATATTATCGCAGGGATGTCGCACGGACTTTTGCAACACAACGTACAACTTGTCGTTCTTGGTTCCGGCGAACATAAATATGAACGTTTTTTTACGGAACTGGAAAAATCATTCCCCGATAAAGTCGGCGTCTATCTTGGTTTCAGCGATGAACTTGCTCATCTTATTGAAGCTGGATGCGATATGTTTCTGATGCCGTCGAAGTATGAACCGTGCGGATTAAATCAAATGTATAGTTTGCGCTACGGAACGGTTCCGATTGTCCGCGCTGTAGGAGGACTTGTTGATACGATTGAAAATATTTCCGATAGCGGAGAAAGCGGAACAGGATTTACGTTTTTGAACTATTCTGCTTTTGATTTGTACGAAACGATAATGCGCGCTGTTTCCATCTATCAGTTTCGACCCGATGTGTGGCGGTACATAATGCTACGCGGAATGACAAAAGATTTTTCGTGGGAAAAATCGGCGCGAGAGTACGAGCAATTGTATAAAATGATATGA